The Sphaerospermopsis torques-reginae ITEP-024 genome has a window encoding:
- a CDS encoding 2-oxoisovalerate dehydrogenase E1 subunit beta, which produces MPENNIKEIIFLVEEDDEGGYIAKAINQSIFTQADSLPELRELIKDAVHCHYPDAQNRPQLIRLHIVRDEVIAS; this is translated from the coding sequence ATGCCAGAAAATAACATTAAAGAAATTATTTTTTTAGTGGAAGAAGATGATGAAGGTGGTTATATTGCTAAAGCAATTAATCAATCAATTTTTACTCAAGCTGACAGTCTTCCAGAACTACGAGAATTAATTAAAGATGCTGTTCATTGTCATTATCCTGATGCACAAAATCGTCCTCAATTAATTCGTTTACATATTGTGAGAGATGAGGTAATTGCTTCATGA
- a CDS encoding CBS domain-containing protein: protein MDIILCHTTADFDALGAAVGLTCLKPGSKIVLTGGAHPPVRDFLALYRDEYSLIERRSVNPEKIRSLMVVDTQQRDRLGKAAAWFDLPNVQEIVVYDHHLGQDSDIPTTKLYVDKVGATTTLMVEELQKRHISINAAQATVMALGIHVDTGSLTYNQSTSRDAFALAWLMQQGASLSVISTYREPGLSPQLQQLLSESLENLEYVCLRGYTIGWVILKTDNFVPGLSALASELVELTEIDALLLANEYLLDDGKFRLTVIGRTQIPHTNLNSLFQVFEGGGHSQAASFNMKTTQSQSILQQLLAGLKSQIPHPPTARDLMSSPVRTIRPETTIAEAQRILLRYGHSGLSVVNNQDKLVGIISRRDLDIALHHGFSHAPVKGYMTTSLKTITPDATLPQIESLMVTYDIGRLPVLENENLVGIVTRTDVLRELHQADVTDEEIDQKSENNITLPQLQAKLKPELWQLLNIASQAAEKRGWHLYLVGGAVRDLLLAEAQTGTLMINDIDLVVDGFHQAADVGAGVELAKALQSIYQDARLEIHGAFQTAALLWHKHPELDSLWVDIATSRTEFYPYPAANPEVEASSIRQDLYRRDFTINAMALRLTSPRSGELLDFFGGLLDLQAKEIRVLHANSFIEDPTRIYRGVRFAVRFGFAIEQRTKEYINYAINSGVYDRITQENVKTPALQTRLKTELKHILEATYWQSTLQLLDNLGALQCIHPSLKLDIDILRELRLLEKLIIIYLRSCEKQQILHPFSHPWQMRLELLIAHLEPQYRAKVAKNLQLADDSINRLKKLAEMQTEVIQLLPSCELPSQIVHLLKKYDAPALMLVALKSPRKVRRKIWYYLTNLANVQPLLNGNDLKKLGYKPSPIFKQILDNLLTATLDGTIKDESEAREFLAKHYPR, encoded by the coding sequence ATGGATATAATTCTTTGTCACACAACTGCTGATTTTGATGCTTTAGGGGCGGCTGTGGGGTTAACTTGCCTCAAGCCGGGTAGTAAGATTGTCTTGACTGGGGGAGCGCATCCACCGGTGCGGGATTTTTTGGCTTTGTATCGAGATGAATATTCCCTGATTGAAAGGCGTTCTGTCAATCCTGAAAAAATCCGTTCTTTGATGGTGGTGGATACTCAACAGCGCGATCGCCTGGGTAAAGCTGCTGCATGGTTCGATTTACCCAATGTCCAAGAAATTGTAGTTTACGATCATCATCTCGGACAAGATAGCGATATTCCCACGACAAAATTATATGTTGATAAAGTGGGCGCTACCACAACTTTAATGGTGGAAGAATTACAAAAACGGCATATTTCTATTAATGCTGCTCAAGCAACAGTGATGGCGTTAGGTATTCATGTTGATACTGGTTCTTTAACATATAACCAATCTACATCTAGAGATGCTTTTGCTTTGGCTTGGTTGATGCAGCAAGGGGCAAGTTTATCTGTAATTTCAACTTATCGTGAGCCGGGTTTATCGCCTCAGTTGCAACAATTATTATCTGAATCTCTGGAAAATTTAGAATATGTTTGTTTGCGGGGATATACCATTGGTTGGGTTATTCTAAAAACTGATAATTTTGTACCTGGTTTATCAGCTTTAGCATCAGAATTGGTAGAGTTAACAGAAATTGATGCCTTACTTTTAGCCAATGAATATCTTTTAGATGATGGAAAATTTAGATTAACAGTAATTGGTAGAACCCAAATTCCCCATACAAATCTTAATAGTTTATTCCAAGTTTTTGAAGGTGGTGGACATTCTCAAGCCGCATCTTTCAATATGAAAACCACTCAATCACAATCAATTTTACAACAATTATTAGCAGGATTAAAATCACAAATTCCCCATCCTCCCACAGCGAGAGATTTAATGTCTTCACCTGTGCGAACTATTCGCCCAGAAACTACTATTGCTGAAGCCCAAAGAATTTTACTGCGTTACGGACATTCTGGGTTATCTGTTGTGAATAATCAAGATAAATTAGTAGGTATTATCTCTCGACGTGATTTAGATATTGCTTTACATCACGGCTTTAGTCATGCACCAGTCAAAGGTTACATGACCACTAGTTTAAAGACAATTACACCAGATGCTACCCTACCACAAATTGAGTCTTTAATGGTGACTTATGACATTGGACGTTTACCAGTTCTAGAAAACGAAAATCTTGTTGGTATTGTCACTCGCACCGATGTTTTAAGGGAACTACATCAAGCTGATGTAACTGATGAAGAAATAGATCAAAAAAGTGAAAATAATATTACTTTACCGCAATTACAAGCTAAATTAAAACCCGAACTTTGGCAATTATTAAATATAGCATCTCAAGCAGCAGAAAAACGCGGTTGGCATCTTTATTTAGTCGGTGGTGCAGTCCGAGATTTACTATTAGCAGAAGCCCAAACCGGCACATTAATGATTAATGATATTGATTTAGTAGTTGATGGTTTTCATCAAGCAGCGGATGTGGGTGCAGGTGTAGAATTAGCAAAAGCATTGCAATCAATTTATCAAGATGCTCGTTTAGAAATTCATGGAGCATTTCAAACTGCTGCTTTATTATGGCATAAACACCCAGAATTAGATTCATTATGGGTAGATATTGCCACTTCCAGAACAGAATTTTATCCTTATCCTGCTGCTAACCCAGAAGTAGAAGCTAGTTCTATTCGGCAAGATTTATATAGAAGAGATTTTACCATTAATGCGATGGCATTAAGATTAACATCTCCTCGCAGTGGTGAATTATTAGATTTTTTTGGTGGTTTATTAGATTTACAAGCCAAGGAAATCAGAGTTTTACACGCTAACAGTTTTATAGAAGATCCGACTCGTATTTATCGCGGAGTGCGCTTTGCAGTACGGTTTGGATTTGCCATTGAACAGCGAACAAAAGAGTATATTAACTATGCCATAAATAGCGGAGTTTATGATAGAATAACTCAAGAAAATGTCAAAACTCCCGCTTTACAAACTCGGTTAAAAACCGAATTAAAACATATTCTTGAAGCTACCTATTGGCAATCTACTTTACAGTTATTAGATAACTTGGGGGCTTTACAATGTATCCATCCTAGTCTAAAATTAGATATTGATATTTTACGAGAACTACGTTTATTAGAAAAATTAATTATCATCTATTTGCGAAGCTGTGAAAAACAACAAATATTACATCCTTTTTCACATCCTTGGCAAATGCGTTTAGAGTTATTAATTGCCCATTTAGAACCGCAATATCGAGCAAAGGTAGCTAAAAACCTACAATTAGCTGATGATAGTATTAATAGATTAAAGAAATTAGCAGAAATGCAAACAGAGGTAATTCAATTATTACCAAGTTGTGAATTACCGAGTCAAATTGTCCACTTATTGAAAAAATATGATGCACCAGCTTTGATGTTAGTTGCTTTGAAAAGTCCCCGCAAAGTTAGACGTAAAATCTGGTATTATTTAACTAATTTGGCAAATGTCCAACCTTTGTTAAATGGCAATGATTTAAAAAAATTGGGTTATAAACCCAGTCCAATTTTTAAGCAAATATTGGATAATTTATTGACTGCTACTCTTGATGGTACAATTAAGGATGAATCTGAAGCGCGGGAATTTTTAGCTAAACATTATCCTCGTTAA
- a CDS encoding ABC1 kinase family protein, with protein sequence MEQGYSGKAYRWNRETYSSKRRFVDIWSFVLTLMFKIWRYNKAWSYPGGVTEAKQAARRKAQAIWIRETFLNLGPTFIKVGQLFSTRADIFPSEYVEELSKLQDRVPAFSYEQVEAIIEQELGKKIPELFHSFEPVPLAAASLGQVHKAVLHSGESVVVKVQRPGLKKLFEIDLQILKGIARYFQNHPKWGRGRDWMGIYEECCRILWEEIDYLNEGRNADTFRRNFRAYNWVKVPRIYWRYATSRVITLEYVPGIKVSQYDALEAAGVDRKAIARYGAQAYLHQLLNNGFFHADPHPGNLAVSADGALIFYDFGMMGTIKSNVREGLMETLFGIAQKDGDRVVQSLIDLGAIAPIDDMGPVRRSVQYMLDNFMDKPFEAQSVAAISEDLYEIAYNQPFRFPATFTFVMRAFSTLEGVGKGLDPEFNFMEVAQPYAMELMTNSSGSEGNSFLNELSRQAVQVSSTALGLPRRLEDTLDKLERGDIRLRVRSLETERLLRRQTSIQMGMSYALIISGFTISATILLVNHYVWLAAVAGLIAAGVSLVLLRLISRLDRYDQKY encoded by the coding sequence ATGGAACAAGGTTATTCAGGTAAGGCTTACCGTTGGAATCGGGAAACATACTCTAGCAAACGCCGCTTTGTGGATATTTGGTCTTTTGTTTTGACTTTAATGTTCAAAATTTGGCGGTATAATAAAGCTTGGAGTTATCCTGGGGGTGTAACGGAAGCTAAACAAGCTGCTAGACGTAAAGCCCAAGCTATCTGGATTAGAGAGACCTTTTTAAATTTGGGACCGACTTTTATTAAAGTTGGTCAGTTGTTCTCTACCCGTGCTGATATCTTTCCTAGTGAATACGTGGAAGAATTATCTAAGTTACAGGATAGAGTACCAGCTTTTAGCTATGAACAAGTAGAGGCAATTATTGAACAGGAGTTAGGTAAAAAAATTCCTGAGTTATTCCACAGTTTTGAACCAGTTCCCCTGGCTGCTGCTAGTTTGGGACAAGTTCACAAAGCTGTGTTACATTCTGGAGAATCGGTAGTTGTCAAGGTGCAACGTCCGGGACTCAAAAAGCTGTTTGAAATAGATTTACAAATTCTCAAAGGTATTGCCCGCTACTTCCAAAATCATCCTAAATGGGGACGGGGACGAGATTGGATGGGTATTTATGAAGAATGTTGTCGCATTCTCTGGGAGGAAATTGATTACCTAAATGAAGGGCGCAATGCTGATACTTTTCGCCGAAATTTCCGCGCTTATAACTGGGTGAAAGTACCCAGGATTTATTGGCGTTATGCTACTTCTAGGGTCATTACTTTGGAATATGTCCCCGGAATTAAAGTGAGTCAATATGACGCTTTAGAAGCTGCGGGTGTGGATCGGAAAGCGATCGCTCGTTATGGCGCTCAAGCATATTTACACCAATTACTCAATAACGGTTTCTTCCACGCTGATCCCCACCCTGGTAATTTGGCAGTTAGTGCCGATGGTGCTTTGATTTTCTACGACTTCGGGATGATGGGAACAATTAAATCCAATGTCCGCGAAGGACTAATGGAAACTTTGTTTGGGATCGCTCAAAAAGATGGCGATCGCGTGGTGCAATCTCTGATTGATTTGGGTGCGATCGCACCAATAGACGACATGGGTCCGGTGCGGCGTTCTGTCCAGTATATGCTGGATAACTTCATGGATAAACCTTTTGAAGCTCAATCAGTGGCCGCCATCAGCGAAGACCTGTATGAAATAGCTTACAATCAACCATTTAGATTTCCAGCAACTTTTACCTTTGTCATGCGGGCTTTTTCTACCCTGGAAGGGGTGGGAAAGGGTTTAGACCCAGAATTTAATTTTATGGAAGTTGCCCAGCCTTATGCAATGGAACTTATGACTAATAGTAGTGGTTCAGAGGGGAATAGTTTCTTGAATGAATTAAGTCGTCAAGCAGTACAAGTCAGTAGCACTGCTTTAGGTCTACCACGTCGATTAGAAGATACACTGGATAAACTGGAACGGGGTGATATTCGTCTGCGGGTTCGTTCCCTAGAAACAGAACGTCTGTTAAGGCGACAAACTAGTATTCAAATGGGAATGAGTTATGCTTTGATCATCAGTGGATTTACAATTTCTGCTACGATTCTTTTGGTGAATCATTATGTATGGTTAGCAGCAGTAGCAGGTTTAATTGCTGCCGGAGTTTCACTTGTGCTTCTCCGCCTAATTTCACGCCTTGACCGTTATGATCAGAAGTATTAA
- a CDS encoding NblA/ycf18 family protein, whose amino-acid sequence MNQPIELSLEQQFSIRSFATQVKNMSHEQAQEFLVKLYEQMVVREATYKELLKHQWGLDSGSTMA is encoded by the coding sequence ATGAATCAACCAATAGAGCTTTCCTTGGAACAGCAATTTAGCATCCGTTCATTTGCTACACAGGTCAAGAACATGAGCCATGAACAAGCACAAGAGTTTTTAGTTAAACTATATGAGCAAATGGTTGTAAGGGAAGCAACTTATAAAGAGCTTCTCAAGCATCAGTGGGGATTAGATTCAGGTTCCACTATGGCATAG
- a CDS encoding type ISP restriction/modification enzyme, with the protein MSRLLVTQYQTEVQKIIQFGGSRKETSIRVAFQNLLNEYCKPRDFLLIPELDFKLPNGKVVYPDGTIKDALRLDWGYWESKDQYDNLDQEIEKKLNKGYPDSNILFEDSQTAVLIQAGTETMRVSMQDADALDGIINNFINFVRPEVQDFRSAIEVFKQDIPIILDSLRKLIDCQEGNNTLFETARNKFWELCKKSINPEITLLDIREMMIQHILTEDIFINIFSESQFHQENNVARELQGVISTFFTGSLKRNTLGSIERYYAVIKRTAANIVNHQEKQKFLKALYENFYKAYNPKAADRLGIVYTPNEIVRFMIESVDFLVHKHFGKLLADKDVEILDPATGTGTFITELIDYLPPHCLQHKYKQEIHCNEVAILPYYIANLNIEYTYKQKMGVYEEFENICFVDTLDNTLFAGKQMDLFAMTLENTERIKRQNDRTISVIIGNPPYNAKQENFNDNNANRSYQNIDKLIKESYVKYSKAQNNIVLYDMYTRFIRWASDRLGKNGIIAFVSNSSFIDSLTYDGFRKVVAKEFSEIYIIDTKGNARTSGERRRKEGGNVFSNEIRVGVAVYFLVRNEKADGFKVYYNAIDDYIDAEEKKKYFSSQKFRDLGFTHIKPDANGNWINQADNDFDDLLPLVDKDVKAGKAEAAVFKLFSRGIETNRDEWVYDFNRASLKNKILFLSVKYNYSVDNQEKDLCIKWNSSLEQFMISKVKSKLTDFKLNTIPIIWLLFGEINCIAGIIFLYNSRHENLIIFSAYRPFCKLYLYTEKIFSHRLTQNHYDMFSNNLNSFNIVITFQSFGSNRPFNTLASDLLPEVHFTGANQCLPLYRYDKEGNRIDNITDWGLKQIQTHYQDETITKIDIFHYTYAVLHNPEYRKKYELNLKREFPRLPYYENFQKWVNWGKQLMELHINYETVTPYNLTRVDIPLKDTQKTIKVKLKADKNQGVIILDDVTTLTGVPEIAWEYMLGNRSALEWILDQYKEKKPKDPTIAEKFNTYRFADYKEQVIKLLMRVCTVSVETMNIIKEMSESG; encoded by the coding sequence ATGTCAAGACTCTTAGTCACCCAATATCAAACCGAAGTCCAAAAAATCATTCAATTTGGTGGTTCTCGCAAAGAAACATCTATTCGCGTTGCTTTTCAAAACCTGTTAAATGAATATTGTAAACCCCGTGATTTTTTACTTATTCCTGAATTAGATTTTAAATTACCAAATGGTAAAGTCGTTTATCCCGACGGAACAATTAAAGATGCTTTGCGGTTAGATTGGGGTTATTGGGAAAGTAAGGATCAATATGATAATTTAGATCAGGAAATTGAGAAGAAATTAAATAAGGGTTATCCTGATAGTAATATTTTATTTGAAGATTCCCAAACCGCCGTTTTAATTCAAGCGGGTACGGAAACTATGCGCGTTTCTATGCAAGACGCAGACGCGCTAGATGGTATTATTAATAATTTTATAAATTTTGTTCGTCCTGAAGTGCAGGACTTTCGATCAGCGATAGAGGTATTTAAACAGGATATTCCCATTATATTAGATTCTCTCAGAAAATTGATTGATTGTCAAGAGGGAAATAATACTTTATTTGAAACTGCTAGAAACAAATTTTGGGAACTTTGTAAAAAGTCTATTAACCCGGAAATTACATTATTAGATATTCGGGAAATGATGATTCAACATATTTTGACTGAGGATATTTTTATTAATATTTTCAGTGAGTCGCAGTTTCATCAAGAAAATAATGTTGCAAGGGAGTTACAAGGGGTAATTTCGACGTTTTTCACGGGAAGTTTAAAGCGGAATACTTTAGGAAGTATTGAAAGATATTATGCGGTAATTAAAAGAACTGCTGCTAATATTGTCAACCATCAAGAAAAACAGAAGTTTTTAAAAGCATTATACGAGAATTTTTATAAAGCATATAATCCTAAAGCTGCGGATAGGTTGGGTATTGTGTATACTCCTAATGAAATTGTCAGGTTTATGATAGAAAGTGTGGATTTTTTAGTACATAAGCATTTTGGTAAGTTGTTAGCAGATAAAGATGTAGAAATTTTAGATCCTGCGACGGGTACGGGTACTTTTATTACAGAGTTGATTGATTATTTACCTCCCCATTGTTTACAGCATAAATATAAACAGGAGATTCATTGTAATGAGGTGGCAATTTTACCTTATTATATAGCGAATTTGAATATTGAATATACTTATAAACAGAAGATGGGGGTGTATGAGGAGTTTGAAAATATTTGTTTTGTCGATACTTTAGATAATACATTGTTTGCAGGTAAGCAAATGGATTTGTTTGCGATGACTTTGGAGAATACGGAGAGGATTAAAAGACAGAATGATCGGACTATTTCGGTTATTATTGGGAATCCTCCTTATAATGCAAAGCAGGAAAATTTTAATGATAATAATGCAAATCGGAGTTATCAGAATATTGATAAGTTGATTAAGGAAAGTTATGTAAAATATAGTAAGGCGCAAAATAATATTGTACTTTATGATATGTACACTAGATTTATTAGATGGGCTTCTGATAGACTAGGTAAAAATGGGATTATTGCATTTGTTTCCAATAGTTCATTTATAGATTCTTTGACTTATGATGGTTTCAGAAAAGTTGTAGCTAAAGAATTTAGTGAAATTTATATTATTGACACTAAAGGTAATGCGAGAACTAGCGGAGAACGAAGAAGAAAAGAAGGAGGTAATGTTTTTAGTAATGAAATTAGAGTAGGTGTAGCTGTTTATTTTTTAGTCAGGAATGAAAAAGCAGATGGTTTCAAGGTTTATTATAATGCAATTGATGATTATATAGATGCAGAGGAGAAGAAAAAATATTTTAGTTCTCAGAAATTTAGGGATTTAGGTTTTACTCATATTAAACCAGATGCTAATGGTAATTGGATAAATCAAGCGGATAATGATTTTGATGATCTTTTACCTTTGGTTGATAAAGATGTAAAAGCAGGTAAAGCAGAAGCAGCAGTATTTAAGTTATTTTCTAGAGGTATAGAAACAAATCGAGATGAATGGGTTTATGATTTTAACAGAGCTAGTTTAAAAAATAAAATACTTTTTTTGAGTGTCAAATATAATTATTCTGTAGATAATCAAGAAAAAGACTTATGTATTAAATGGAATTCTTCTTTAGAACAATTTATGATTTCTAAAGTTAAAAGTAAACTTACTGACTTTAAACTTAATACTATACCTATAATTTGGCTACTTTTTGGTGAAATAAACTGTATAGCTGGGATTATATTTCTTTATAATTCCCGTCATGAAAATTTAATTATATTCTCTGCATATAGACCATTTTGTAAACTTTATTTATATACAGAAAAAATCTTTAGTCATAGATTAACTCAAAATCACTATGATATGTTTTCAAATAATTTGAATAGTTTTAATATTGTGATTACCTTTCAGAGTTTTGGTAGTAACCGTCCTTTCAATACTTTAGCTAGTGATTTACTTCCAGAAGTTCATTTTACGGGTGCTAATCAATGTCTCCCACTCTACCGTTACGACAAAGAAGGAAACCGCATTGATAATATAACAGACTGGGGATTAAAACAAATTCAAACCCATTATCAAGATGAAACAATCACCAAAATAGACATCTTCCATTATACTTATGCAGTATTACATAACCCAGAATACCGCAAAAAATACGAACTAAATTTAAAACGAGAATTTCCCCGTTTACCCTATTATGAAAACTTCCAAAAATGGGTGAACTGGGGAAAACAACTTATGGAATTACATATAAATTATGAAACAGTCACACCTTATAATTTAACCCGTGTTGACATTCCCTTAAAAGACACCCAAAAAACCATTAAAGTCAAATTGAAAGCAGATAAAAATCAAGGTGTCATTATCTTAGATGATGTCACCACATTAACAGGAGTTCCTGAAATAGCTTGGGAATATATGCTAGGAAATCGGAGTGCATTAGAATGGATATTAGATCAATATAAAGAAAAGAAACCCAAAGATCCCACCATTGCGGAAAAGTTTAATACCTATCGGTTTGCAGATTATAAAGAACAGGTAATAAAACTGTTGATGAGAGTGTGTACAGTGAGTGTAGAGACGATGAATATTATTAAAGAAATGTCTGAATCAGGATAA
- a CDS encoding DUF6825 family protein, protein MSNPLVQAFFVGRAVAEVINERVEVALTDALSELGKFDAEAREQLRQFTEEVIARANRAAEASETGTTTGSGASGVGSTDLQAEIDELRAEIALLRTELQKYRSASK, encoded by the coding sequence ATGAGTAATCCCCTTGTGCAAGCCTTTTTTGTAGGCAGAGCAGTAGCAGAAGTAATTAATGAGCGTGTAGAAGTCGCCTTGACCGATGCTTTGAGCGAACTGGGTAAATTTGATGCTGAAGCCAGAGAACAGCTACGCCAGTTTACAGAGGAAGTCATAGCACGAGCTAATCGGGCTGCCGAAGCCTCAGAAACTGGAACAACCACAGGTAGCGGTGCATCTGGTGTAGGTTCAACAGACTTACAAGCAGAAATTGACGAATTGCGGGCAGAAATCGCCTTATTACGCACTGAATTACAAAAATATCGCAGTGCGTCAAAATAG
- the ribH gene encoding 6,7-dimethyl-8-ribityllumazine synthase, with protein MAVFEGNFTQTAPLKFAMVIGRFNDLVTVKLLEGCQDCLKRHGIDPDPQGNQVDYVWVPGSFEVPTVARQLALSQRYDAIICLGAVIKGQTPHFDYVSAEVAKGIAAASFQTGVPVIFGILTTDTMQQALERAGIKSNHGWDYAMNAIEMASLMRQLRSNLPDPDELSKALAAFGGSEGGREV; from the coding sequence ATGGCAGTTTTTGAGGGTAACTTTACTCAAACAGCACCTTTAAAGTTTGCGATGGTGATCGGTCGATTCAATGACCTAGTTACCGTTAAGCTTTTAGAAGGATGTCAAGATTGCCTAAAACGTCACGGTATAGATCCTGACCCCCAAGGCAATCAAGTAGATTATGTATGGGTTCCAGGCAGTTTTGAAGTTCCTACCGTCGCCCGTCAGTTGGCACTCTCTCAACGTTATGATGCCATAATTTGCTTAGGTGCGGTAATTAAAGGACAAACACCCCATTTTGATTATGTATCTGCTGAAGTAGCCAAGGGTATTGCTGCTGCCAGCTTTCAAACTGGTGTACCCGTAATTTTTGGCATTTTGACCACAGATACCATGCAGCAAGCATTGGAAAGAGCAGGGATTAAAAGTAATCACGGCTGGGATTATGCCATGAACGCCATAGAAATGGCCAGTTTAATGCGTCAACTACGTTCCAACCTACCAGACCCTGATGAACTTTCAAAAGCTCTGGCTGCGTTTGGTGGTAGTGAAGGTGGTAGAGAAGTTTGA
- the psbZ gene encoding photosystem II reaction center protein PsbZ — MTIVFQFALVSLVLMSFVLVIGVPVAYATPQNWVESKKLLWVGSGVWIALVLLVGLLNFFVV, encoded by the coding sequence ATGACCATAGTATTTCAATTTGCTTTAGTATCTCTCGTTCTCATGTCCTTCGTCCTGGTTATTGGTGTTCCTGTTGCTTACGCAACCCCTCAAAACTGGGTGGAATCTAAAAAGCTGCTGTGGGTTGGTTCTGGTGTTTGGATTGCTTTAGTGCTTTTAGTTGGTTTATTAAACTTTTTTGTGGTGTAG
- a CDS encoding type II toxin-antitoxin system HicA family toxin, with protein MKLPRDLSGSELAQALRKLGYMIDHQTGSHIRLTTQENGEHHITIPNHSPIKVGTLSAILRDVENHFNLTREQSINLLFYS; from the coding sequence ATGAAATTACCTAGAGATTTATCAGGGTCAGAACTTGCTCAAGCTTTGCGTAAACTAGGATATATGATTGATCATCAAACAGGTAGTCATATTCGCTTAACTACTCAAGAAAATGGTGAACATCATATTACTATCCCTAATCACAGTCCTATTAAAGTTGGAACTCTGAGCGCAATTTTACGAGATGTGGAAAATCATTTTAATTTGACTCGTGAACAATCTATAAATCTATTATTTTATAGCTGA
- a CDS encoding Stp1/IreP family PP2C-type Ser/Thr phosphatase — protein MKLNFAGLTDPGLIRSNNQDAYYIDPEGRFFIVADGMGGHAGGEQASHIAAQEIRAYLEANWHSSKSTKELLEKAFLAANQGILQDQQNHPERADMGTTAVVVVFSDSDPPLCAHVGDSRLYRYRESQLEQITEDHTWIARAIKLGHISADEARLHPYRHVLSRCLGREDLYQVDIQTLDIKVGDRLLLCSDGLTEELVAPQIKTCLDNFPILDKAAFSLVEAAKEEGGHDNITVVLVVVEADS, from the coding sequence ATGAAACTTAACTTCGCGGGTTTGACCGATCCGGGACTTATTCGTTCTAATAATCAAGATGCTTACTATATAGACCCGGAAGGACGGTTTTTTATAGTTGCTGACGGTATGGGCGGTCATGCAGGAGGAGAACAGGCAAGTCACATTGCTGCCCAAGAAATTCGGGCGTATTTAGAAGCAAATTGGCACTCTAGCAAATCTACAAAGGAATTATTAGAAAAAGCTTTTTTGGCAGCTAATCAAGGAATTTTGCAGGATCAGCAAAATCATCCTGAACGTGCTGATATGGGGACTACTGCTGTTGTAGTGGTTTTTAGTGACTCAGATCCACCTTTGTGCGCTCATGTCGGCGATTCAAGATTATATCGTTATCGGGAATCCCAATTAGAGCAAATCACAGAGGATCATACTTGGATCGCTAGAGCTATCAAACTTGGTCATATCTCCGCTGATGAAGCCCGGTTACATCCCTATCGTCATGTGTTATCACGCTGTTTAGGTCGTGAGGATTTGTATCAGGTTGATATACAAACACTAGATATCAAGGTTGGCGATCGCTTACTTTTATGTAGTGATGGACTCACGGAAGAACTCGTCGCTCCCCAAATTAAAACTTGCCTTGACAATTTTCCCATATTGGATAAAGCTGCTTTCTCTCTGGTTGAAGCAGCAAAAGAGGAAGGTGGACACGACAACATCACAGTTGTCCTTGTAGTTGTTGAGGCAGATTCCTAA